From the Daucus carota subsp. sativus chromosome 8, DH1 v3.0, whole genome shotgun sequence genome, one window contains:
- the LOC108199350 gene encoding pumilio homolog 5 isoform X3, producing the protein MATESPIRITESSRTWASLKGTSGYGSSSANIGGIDELGLILNSQTFQGSGRALVPSRSGSAPPSMEGSFAAAKNIIANQHFDSSASLASINSSKDSHVSGENVYADPAYIAYLSSVKMNPRLTPTQIPSNNKRLVRQIGTAGYDRRLTPSGDSSHGSLLMPHGKLPTHREETEDDRAAQLTFSNWPDRSTPLEVPSQPDYVAGMTQEKSTHIKSPVHRQELSFSLNSVEEGVTRDADSFTPVLSADDMHKSSYPDPASSVSSSSSLPSSRSTSSKLDHDRRLSNTVDSYLEDHNSSSSVTHTVPAGIDSNLNSSSSSSPNQNQQHSRQRNVVQKQIPREQRYMSEVQNSQSEMSPQAINPPYIGSNQSFHVPSNYHSAEVHPVAQSSRIDPPLYATAAAEHMNSSSVLYQNLHPSSYFSPQYTLGAYTFQSEGLSPYIAGYVPPAVVPVAFDASAHPHFSPQTSSFSGINSHGINFPHFNSHYAQFGYPTQPSIDSLHIQYFQRPLGDAYGLPGQFDHLRPRPAATGNLINAVDSTKGSELSAFSADQNFWNQECMGNIYLNPGRPVIPYYVGSPRDTGHLHFPATAVASPVLPGSPINGTSFFSGTNQLRFSPHLARRSGLTSGWPGARGPDGIKSISFLEELKSGKGRKLELPDIVGHIIEFSGDQHGSRFIQQKLENCSFEEKESVFREVLPYTSKLMTDVFGNYVIQKFFEYGSLEQRKQLAGQLAGQILTLSLQMYGCRVIQKALDVIEQEQKVKLVHELDGHVIRCVRDQNGNHVIQKCIETMPTHQIEFIISSFRGQVAKLSTHPYGCRVIQRVLEHCTDDLQSQFIVDEILESVCSLAQDQYGNYVTQHVLERGKSPERHLIINKLSGNIVQLSQHKFASNVVEKCLEYGDSNSLDIIIGEIIGHEDGNDNLLTMVKDQYANYVIQKIIQNCSGDQREMLLGRIKTHLNSLKKYTYGKHIVARFEQLYGEELKNEDPEISAE; encoded by the exons ATGGCAACTGAAAGCCCTATTAGAATTACGGAAAGTAGTAGAACTTGGGCTTCTCTGAAGGGCACATCTGGATATGGATCATCATCTGCCAATATAGGAGGAATTGATGAACTGGGTTTGATCCTAAACAGCCAAACATTTCAAGGCAGTGGAAGGGCATTGGTCCCCAGTCGGAGTGGGAGTGCTCCGCCTAGCATGGAAGGTTCCTTTGCCGCTGCCAAAaatattatagccaaccaaCATTTTGATTCGAGTGCTAGCCTGGCAAGTATAAACAGTTCCAAAGACAGTCATGTATCAGGAGAAAACGTATATGCTGATCCAGCTTATATTGCATATTTATCCAGTGTCAAAATGAACCCTAGACTTACCCCAACTCAGATACCAAGTAACAATAAGCGGCTGGTTCGCCAAATTGGTACAGCTGGATATGATAGAAGACTGACACCTTCTGGTGACTCCAGCCATGGTTCCTTGTTAATGCCTCATGGTAAACTTCCCACTCACAGGGAAGAGACGGAGGATGATAGAGCAGCTCAGCTTACTTTTAGTAACTGGCCAGACAGGAGCACCCCTTTAGAAGTTCCAAGCCAACCAGACTATGTAGCGGGAATGACACAG GAAAAATCCACTCATATCAAGTCGCCTGTACACAGGCAGGAGCTATCTTTTAGCCTTAACTCTGTAGAGGAAGGAGTTACTCGGGACGCTGATTCCTTTACACCTGTACTCAGTGCAGATGATATGCATAAATCATCATACCCTGACCCAGCTTCTTCAGTCTCAAGCTCCTCATCTCTCCCTAGTTCGAGGAGCACTTCATCTAAGCTAGATCATGACAGACGACTATCGAATACAGTGGACTCTTATTTAGAAGATCACAACTCAAGTAGTAGCGTTACTCATACAGTCCCTGCCGGCATTGATTCTAATCTGAATTCTTCTAGTAGTAGCAGTCCAAATCAAAACCAGCAACATAGTCGTCAACGTAATGTGGTGCAAAAGCAAATACCCCGTGAACAGAGATATATGTCTGAAGTTCAAAATTCCCAGTCGGAAATGTCTCCTCAAGCAATCAACCCCCCATATATTGGTTCTAATCAATCTTTTCATGTTCCCTCTAACTACCACAGCGCTGAGGTACACCCAGTAGCACAGTCGTCAAGAATCGACCCTCCCTTGTATGCAACAGCAGCAGCGGAGCATATGAATTCATCATCCGTACTTTATCAGAATTTACATCCATCCAGTTATTTCTCTCCTCAATATACACTAGGTGCGTATACTTTTCAATCAGAAGGTCTTTCACCATATATAGCTGGATATGTTCCCCCAGCAGTTGTTCCAGTTGCTTTTGATGCCAGTGCTCATCCGCATTTTAGTCCTCAAACTTCATCATTTAGTGGAATAAACTCACATGGAATCAACTTTCCACATTTTAATAGTCACTATGCACAATTTGGGTATCCCACACAACCTTCAATTGATTCTCTTCACATCCAGTACTTTCAACGTCCTTTAGGAGATGCCTATGGTCTTCCTGGTCAGTTCGATCATCTGCGACCTAGACCCGCTGCCACTGGGAATCTAATAAATGCAGTTGACTCGACGAAAGGGTCAGAGCTTTCTGCTTTCTCAGCTGATCAAAATTTTTGGAATCAAGAATGCATGGGAAACATCTATCTGAACCCGGGAAGACCAGTTATTCCTTATTATGTTGGAAGTCCAAGAGACACAGGTCACCTGCACTTCCCAGCTACGGCTGTTGCTAGTCCAGTCTTGCCAGGATCCCCAATTAATGGAACTAGTTTTTTTAGTGGGACAAATCAATTGCGGTTCTCGCCACATCTGGCTAGGAGATCAGGCCTGACTTCGGGATGGCCGGGTGCAAGGGGACCTGATGGTATTAAATCAATATCATTTCTTGAAGAATTGAAATCTGGTAAAGGTCGAAAATTGGAGTTACCTGATATTGTCGGACATATAATTGAATTTAG TGGTGATCAACATGGGAGCCGATTCATTCAGCAAAAATTGGAAAATTGTAGTTTTGAGGAGAAGGAATCTGTTTTTAGGGAAGTTCTGCCATATACTTCGAAACTGATGACTGATGTTTTTGGTAATTATGTCATTCAAAAG TTTTTTGAATATGGAAGCTTGGAGCAAAGGAAGCAACTCGCAGGGCAACTTGCTGGGCAGATACTGACTTTAAGTCTGCAGATGTATGGATGTCGCGTAATTCAAAAG GCTCTAGACGTTATTGAGCAAGAACAGAAAGTAAAGCTTGTTCATGAGTTAGATGGACATGTTATTAGATGCGTACGTGACCAAAATGGGAATCATGTCATACAGAAGTGCATTGAGACTATGCCGACCCATCAGATTGAATTCATAATTTCTTCTTTTCGTGGTCAAGTTGCAAAACTTTCAACACATCCCTATGGTTGCCGTGTCATACAG AGAGTTCTAGAACATTGCACTGATGACTTGCAAAGCCaatttattgtggatgagatTTTGGAATCTGTTTGTTCTCTAGCACAGGATCAATACGGCAATTATGTCACCCAG CATGTATTGGAGAGGGGAAAATCTCCAGAAAGACATCTTATTATTAACAAGCTATCAGGAAATATTGTACAATTAAGCCAGCACAAGTTTGCATCAAACGTTGTTGAGAAATGTTTGGAATATGGCGATTCTAATTCATTGGACATTATAATTGGAGAGATTATTGGACATGAAGATGGAAATGATAATTTATTG ACAATGGTGAAGGACCAATACGCAAATTATGTGATTCAGAAGATTATTCAAAACTGTAGTGGTGATCAGAGGGAAATGTTGCTCGGCCGTATTAAGACTCATCTGAATTCATTGAAGAAATACACCTATGGGAAACATATTGTAGCTCGATTTGAGCAGCTATATGGAGAAG AACTGAAAAATGAGGATCCTGAGATCTCCGCTGAGTAA
- the LOC108199350 gene encoding pumilio homolog 5 isoform X1 has product MATESPIRITESSRTWASLKGTSGYGSSSANIGGIDELGLILNSQTFQGSGRALVPSRSGSAPPSMEGSFAAAKNIIANQHFDSSASLASINSSKDSHVSGENVYADPAYIAYLSSVKMNPRLTPTQIPSNNKRLVRQIGTAGYDRRLTPSGDSSHGSLLMPHGKLPTHREETEDDRAAQLTFSNWPDRSTPLEVPSQPDYVAGMTQTTCLHTYRQMNTYFQTLYIQEKSTHIKSPVHRQELSFSLNSVEEGVTRDADSFTPVLSADDMHKSSYPDPASSVSSSSSLPSSRSTSSKLDHDRRLSNTVDSYLEDHNSSSSVTHTVPAGIDSNLNSSSSSSPNQNQQHSRQRNVVQKQIPREQRYMSEVQNSQSEMSPQAINPPYIGSNQSFHVPSNYHSAEVHPVAQSSRIDPPLYATAAAEHMNSSSVLYQNLHPSSYFSPQYTLGAYTFQSEGLSPYIAGYVPPAVVPVAFDASAHPHFSPQTSSFSGINSHGINFPHFNSHYAQFGYPTQPSIDSLHIQYFQRPLGDAYGLPGQFDHLRPRPAATGNLINAVDSTKGSELSAFSADQNFWNQECMGNIYLNPGRPVIPYYVGSPRDTGHLHFPATAVASPVLPGSPINGTSFFSGTNQLRFSPHLARRSGLTSGWPGARGPDGIKSISFLEELKSGKGRKLELPDIVGHIIEFSGDQHGSRFIQQKLENCSFEEKESVFREVLPYTSKLMTDVFGNYVIQKFFEYGSLEQRKQLAGQLAGQILTLSLQMYGCRVIQKALDVIEQEQKVKLVHELDGHVIRCVRDQNGNHVIQKCIETMPTHQIEFIISSFRGQVAKLSTHPYGCRVIQRVLEHCTDDLQSQFIVDEILESVCSLAQDQYGNYVTQHVLERGKSPERHLIINKLSGNIVQLSQHKFASNVVEKCLEYGDSNSLDIIIGEIIGHEDGNDNLLTMVKDQYANYVIQKIIQNCSGDQREMLLGRIKTHLNSLKKYTYGKHIVARFEQLYGEELKNEDPEISAE; this is encoded by the exons ATGGCAACTGAAAGCCCTATTAGAATTACGGAAAGTAGTAGAACTTGGGCTTCTCTGAAGGGCACATCTGGATATGGATCATCATCTGCCAATATAGGAGGAATTGATGAACTGGGTTTGATCCTAAACAGCCAAACATTTCAAGGCAGTGGAAGGGCATTGGTCCCCAGTCGGAGTGGGAGTGCTCCGCCTAGCATGGAAGGTTCCTTTGCCGCTGCCAAAaatattatagccaaccaaCATTTTGATTCGAGTGCTAGCCTGGCAAGTATAAACAGTTCCAAAGACAGTCATGTATCAGGAGAAAACGTATATGCTGATCCAGCTTATATTGCATATTTATCCAGTGTCAAAATGAACCCTAGACTTACCCCAACTCAGATACCAAGTAACAATAAGCGGCTGGTTCGCCAAATTGGTACAGCTGGATATGATAGAAGACTGACACCTTCTGGTGACTCCAGCCATGGTTCCTTGTTAATGCCTCATGGTAAACTTCCCACTCACAGGGAAGAGACGGAGGATGATAGAGCAGCTCAGCTTACTTTTAGTAACTGGCCAGACAGGAGCACCCCTTTAGAAGTTCCAAGCCAACCAGACTATGTAGCGGGAATGACACAG ACCACATGCCTGCACACATACAGACAGATGAACACTTACTTCCAAACGTTGTATATTCAG GAAAAATCCACTCATATCAAGTCGCCTGTACACAGGCAGGAGCTATCTTTTAGCCTTAACTCTGTAGAGGAAGGAGTTACTCGGGACGCTGATTCCTTTACACCTGTACTCAGTGCAGATGATATGCATAAATCATCATACCCTGACCCAGCTTCTTCAGTCTCAAGCTCCTCATCTCTCCCTAGTTCGAGGAGCACTTCATCTAAGCTAGATCATGACAGACGACTATCGAATACAGTGGACTCTTATTTAGAAGATCACAACTCAAGTAGTAGCGTTACTCATACAGTCCCTGCCGGCATTGATTCTAATCTGAATTCTTCTAGTAGTAGCAGTCCAAATCAAAACCAGCAACATAGTCGTCAACGTAATGTGGTGCAAAAGCAAATACCCCGTGAACAGAGATATATGTCTGAAGTTCAAAATTCCCAGTCGGAAATGTCTCCTCAAGCAATCAACCCCCCATATATTGGTTCTAATCAATCTTTTCATGTTCCCTCTAACTACCACAGCGCTGAGGTACACCCAGTAGCACAGTCGTCAAGAATCGACCCTCCCTTGTATGCAACAGCAGCAGCGGAGCATATGAATTCATCATCCGTACTTTATCAGAATTTACATCCATCCAGTTATTTCTCTCCTCAATATACACTAGGTGCGTATACTTTTCAATCAGAAGGTCTTTCACCATATATAGCTGGATATGTTCCCCCAGCAGTTGTTCCAGTTGCTTTTGATGCCAGTGCTCATCCGCATTTTAGTCCTCAAACTTCATCATTTAGTGGAATAAACTCACATGGAATCAACTTTCCACATTTTAATAGTCACTATGCACAATTTGGGTATCCCACACAACCTTCAATTGATTCTCTTCACATCCAGTACTTTCAACGTCCTTTAGGAGATGCCTATGGTCTTCCTGGTCAGTTCGATCATCTGCGACCTAGACCCGCTGCCACTGGGAATCTAATAAATGCAGTTGACTCGACGAAAGGGTCAGAGCTTTCTGCTTTCTCAGCTGATCAAAATTTTTGGAATCAAGAATGCATGGGAAACATCTATCTGAACCCGGGAAGACCAGTTATTCCTTATTATGTTGGAAGTCCAAGAGACACAGGTCACCTGCACTTCCCAGCTACGGCTGTTGCTAGTCCAGTCTTGCCAGGATCCCCAATTAATGGAACTAGTTTTTTTAGTGGGACAAATCAATTGCGGTTCTCGCCACATCTGGCTAGGAGATCAGGCCTGACTTCGGGATGGCCGGGTGCAAGGGGACCTGATGGTATTAAATCAATATCATTTCTTGAAGAATTGAAATCTGGTAAAGGTCGAAAATTGGAGTTACCTGATATTGTCGGACATATAATTGAATTTAG TGGTGATCAACATGGGAGCCGATTCATTCAGCAAAAATTGGAAAATTGTAGTTTTGAGGAGAAGGAATCTGTTTTTAGGGAAGTTCTGCCATATACTTCGAAACTGATGACTGATGTTTTTGGTAATTATGTCATTCAAAAG TTTTTTGAATATGGAAGCTTGGAGCAAAGGAAGCAACTCGCAGGGCAACTTGCTGGGCAGATACTGACTTTAAGTCTGCAGATGTATGGATGTCGCGTAATTCAAAAG GCTCTAGACGTTATTGAGCAAGAACAGAAAGTAAAGCTTGTTCATGAGTTAGATGGACATGTTATTAGATGCGTACGTGACCAAAATGGGAATCATGTCATACAGAAGTGCATTGAGACTATGCCGACCCATCAGATTGAATTCATAATTTCTTCTTTTCGTGGTCAAGTTGCAAAACTTTCAACACATCCCTATGGTTGCCGTGTCATACAG AGAGTTCTAGAACATTGCACTGATGACTTGCAAAGCCaatttattgtggatgagatTTTGGAATCTGTTTGTTCTCTAGCACAGGATCAATACGGCAATTATGTCACCCAG CATGTATTGGAGAGGGGAAAATCTCCAGAAAGACATCTTATTATTAACAAGCTATCAGGAAATATTGTACAATTAAGCCAGCACAAGTTTGCATCAAACGTTGTTGAGAAATGTTTGGAATATGGCGATTCTAATTCATTGGACATTATAATTGGAGAGATTATTGGACATGAAGATGGAAATGATAATTTATTG ACAATGGTGAAGGACCAATACGCAAATTATGTGATTCAGAAGATTATTCAAAACTGTAGTGGTGATCAGAGGGAAATGTTGCTCGGCCGTATTAAGACTCATCTGAATTCATTGAAGAAATACACCTATGGGAAACATATTGTAGCTCGATTTGAGCAGCTATATGGAGAAG AACTGAAAAATGAGGATCCTGAGATCTCCGCTGAGTAA
- the LOC108199350 gene encoding pumilio homolog 5 isoform X2, producing MATESPIRITESSRTWASLKGTSGYGSSSANIGGIDELGLILNSQTFQGSGRALVPSRSGSAPPSMEGSFAAAKNIIANQHFDSSASLASINSSKDSHVSGENVYADPAYIAYLSSVKMNPRLTPTQIPSNNKRLVRQIGTAGYDRRLTPSGDSSHGSLLMPHGKLPTHREETEDDRAAQLTFSNWPDRSTPLEVPSQPDYVAGMTQTTCLHTYRQMNTYFQTLYIQEKSTHIKSPVHRQELSFSLNSVEEGVTRDADSFTPVLSADDMHKSSYPDPASSVSSSSSLPSSRSTSSKLDHDRRLSNTVDSYLEDHNSSSSVTHTVPAGIDSNLNSSSSSSPNQNQQHSRQRNVVQKQIPREQRYMSEVQNSQSEMSPQAINPPYIGSNQSFHVPSNYHSAEVHPVAQSSRIDPPLYATAAAEHMNSSSVLYQNLHPSSYFSPQYTLGAYTFQSEGLSPYIAGYVPPAVVPVAFDASAHPHFSPQTSSFSGINSHGINFPHFNSHYAQFGYPTQPSIDSLHIQYFQRPLGDAYGLPGQFDHLRPRPAATGNLINAVDSTKGSELSAFSADQNFWNQECMGNIYLNPGRPVIPYYVGSPRDTGHLHFPATAVASPVLPGSPINGTSFFSGTNQLRFSPHLARRSGLTSGWPGARGPDGIKSISFLEELKSGKGRKLELPDIVGHIIEFSGDQHGSRFIQQKLENCSFEEKESVFREVLPYTSKLMTDVFGNYVIQKFFEYGSLEQRKQLAGQLAGQILTLSLQMYGCRVIQKALDVIEQEQKVKLVHELDGHVIRCVRDQNGNHVIQKCIETMPTHQIEFIISSFRGQVAKLSTHPYGCRVIQRVLEHCTDDLQSQFIVDEILESVCSLAQDQYGNYVTQHVLERGKSPERHLIINKLSGNIVQLSQHKFASNVVEKCLEYGDSNSLDIIIGEIIGHEDGNDNLLTMVKDQYANYVIQKIIQNCSGDQREMLLGRIKTHLNSLKKYTYGKHIVARFEQLYGEELLNLSM from the exons ATGGCAACTGAAAGCCCTATTAGAATTACGGAAAGTAGTAGAACTTGGGCTTCTCTGAAGGGCACATCTGGATATGGATCATCATCTGCCAATATAGGAGGAATTGATGAACTGGGTTTGATCCTAAACAGCCAAACATTTCAAGGCAGTGGAAGGGCATTGGTCCCCAGTCGGAGTGGGAGTGCTCCGCCTAGCATGGAAGGTTCCTTTGCCGCTGCCAAAaatattatagccaaccaaCATTTTGATTCGAGTGCTAGCCTGGCAAGTATAAACAGTTCCAAAGACAGTCATGTATCAGGAGAAAACGTATATGCTGATCCAGCTTATATTGCATATTTATCCAGTGTCAAAATGAACCCTAGACTTACCCCAACTCAGATACCAAGTAACAATAAGCGGCTGGTTCGCCAAATTGGTACAGCTGGATATGATAGAAGACTGACACCTTCTGGTGACTCCAGCCATGGTTCCTTGTTAATGCCTCATGGTAAACTTCCCACTCACAGGGAAGAGACGGAGGATGATAGAGCAGCTCAGCTTACTTTTAGTAACTGGCCAGACAGGAGCACCCCTTTAGAAGTTCCAAGCCAACCAGACTATGTAGCGGGAATGACACAG ACCACATGCCTGCACACATACAGACAGATGAACACTTACTTCCAAACGTTGTATATTCAG GAAAAATCCACTCATATCAAGTCGCCTGTACACAGGCAGGAGCTATCTTTTAGCCTTAACTCTGTAGAGGAAGGAGTTACTCGGGACGCTGATTCCTTTACACCTGTACTCAGTGCAGATGATATGCATAAATCATCATACCCTGACCCAGCTTCTTCAGTCTCAAGCTCCTCATCTCTCCCTAGTTCGAGGAGCACTTCATCTAAGCTAGATCATGACAGACGACTATCGAATACAGTGGACTCTTATTTAGAAGATCACAACTCAAGTAGTAGCGTTACTCATACAGTCCCTGCCGGCATTGATTCTAATCTGAATTCTTCTAGTAGTAGCAGTCCAAATCAAAACCAGCAACATAGTCGTCAACGTAATGTGGTGCAAAAGCAAATACCCCGTGAACAGAGATATATGTCTGAAGTTCAAAATTCCCAGTCGGAAATGTCTCCTCAAGCAATCAACCCCCCATATATTGGTTCTAATCAATCTTTTCATGTTCCCTCTAACTACCACAGCGCTGAGGTACACCCAGTAGCACAGTCGTCAAGAATCGACCCTCCCTTGTATGCAACAGCAGCAGCGGAGCATATGAATTCATCATCCGTACTTTATCAGAATTTACATCCATCCAGTTATTTCTCTCCTCAATATACACTAGGTGCGTATACTTTTCAATCAGAAGGTCTTTCACCATATATAGCTGGATATGTTCCCCCAGCAGTTGTTCCAGTTGCTTTTGATGCCAGTGCTCATCCGCATTTTAGTCCTCAAACTTCATCATTTAGTGGAATAAACTCACATGGAATCAACTTTCCACATTTTAATAGTCACTATGCACAATTTGGGTATCCCACACAACCTTCAATTGATTCTCTTCACATCCAGTACTTTCAACGTCCTTTAGGAGATGCCTATGGTCTTCCTGGTCAGTTCGATCATCTGCGACCTAGACCCGCTGCCACTGGGAATCTAATAAATGCAGTTGACTCGACGAAAGGGTCAGAGCTTTCTGCTTTCTCAGCTGATCAAAATTTTTGGAATCAAGAATGCATGGGAAACATCTATCTGAACCCGGGAAGACCAGTTATTCCTTATTATGTTGGAAGTCCAAGAGACACAGGTCACCTGCACTTCCCAGCTACGGCTGTTGCTAGTCCAGTCTTGCCAGGATCCCCAATTAATGGAACTAGTTTTTTTAGTGGGACAAATCAATTGCGGTTCTCGCCACATCTGGCTAGGAGATCAGGCCTGACTTCGGGATGGCCGGGTGCAAGGGGACCTGATGGTATTAAATCAATATCATTTCTTGAAGAATTGAAATCTGGTAAAGGTCGAAAATTGGAGTTACCTGATATTGTCGGACATATAATTGAATTTAG TGGTGATCAACATGGGAGCCGATTCATTCAGCAAAAATTGGAAAATTGTAGTTTTGAGGAGAAGGAATCTGTTTTTAGGGAAGTTCTGCCATATACTTCGAAACTGATGACTGATGTTTTTGGTAATTATGTCATTCAAAAG TTTTTTGAATATGGAAGCTTGGAGCAAAGGAAGCAACTCGCAGGGCAACTTGCTGGGCAGATACTGACTTTAAGTCTGCAGATGTATGGATGTCGCGTAATTCAAAAG GCTCTAGACGTTATTGAGCAAGAACAGAAAGTAAAGCTTGTTCATGAGTTAGATGGACATGTTATTAGATGCGTACGTGACCAAAATGGGAATCATGTCATACAGAAGTGCATTGAGACTATGCCGACCCATCAGATTGAATTCATAATTTCTTCTTTTCGTGGTCAAGTTGCAAAACTTTCAACACATCCCTATGGTTGCCGTGTCATACAG AGAGTTCTAGAACATTGCACTGATGACTTGCAAAGCCaatttattgtggatgagatTTTGGAATCTGTTTGTTCTCTAGCACAGGATCAATACGGCAATTATGTCACCCAG CATGTATTGGAGAGGGGAAAATCTCCAGAAAGACATCTTATTATTAACAAGCTATCAGGAAATATTGTACAATTAAGCCAGCACAAGTTTGCATCAAACGTTGTTGAGAAATGTTTGGAATATGGCGATTCTAATTCATTGGACATTATAATTGGAGAGATTATTGGACATGAAGATGGAAATGATAATTTATTG ACAATGGTGAAGGACCAATACGCAAATTATGTGATTCAGAAGATTATTCAAAACTGTAGTGGTGATCAGAGGGAAATGTTGCTCGGCCGTATTAAGACTCATCTGAATTCATTGAAGAAATACACCTATGGGAAACATATTGTAGCTCGATTTGAGCAGCTATATGGAGAAG AGCTGCTAAACCTTTCAATGTAA